One Streptomyces sp. SAI-135 DNA segment encodes these proteins:
- a CDS encoding alcohol dehydrogenase catalytic domain-containing protein gives MKAAVLTAPERMETVDDWPEPVCGPGDVVIEPHHACLTCAGCLTGLTSACPHRAIAGLNAPGGDFTAALTELPDARPGAVIEARFPLARAQEAFAGAAGRAGKTWIRLGSEHE, from the coding sequence GTGAAAGCAGCCGTCCTCACGGCACCGGAACGGATGGAGACGGTCGACGACTGGCCCGAGCCGGTCTGCGGACCCGGCGACGTCGTCATCGAACCCCACCACGCCTGCCTCACATGCGCCGGCTGCCTCACGGGCCTGACCTCCGCCTGCCCCCACCGGGCCATCGCCGGCCTGAACGCCCCCGGCGGCGACTTCACCGCCGCCCTGACCGAACTGCCCGACGCCCGCCCCGGAGCCGTGATCGAGGCCCGCTTCCCGCTCGCCCGGGCGCAGGAGGCCTTCGCCGGAGCCGCCGGACGGGCCGGCAAGACCTGGATCCGCCTCGGGAGCGAGCATGAGTGA
- a CDS encoding VOC family protein, with translation MRRVALVTLVVDDYDEAIRFYTEALGFRLVEDAPRPDGSRWVVVRPDEREGGTDLLLARAKDEAQQARVGNQTGGRVGFFLHTDDFARDHARMLAAGVTFLEEPRHEPYGSVAVFQDVYGNRWDLLQPAA, from the coding sequence ATGAGACGCGTCGCCCTGGTCACCCTCGTCGTCGACGACTACGACGAGGCGATCCGCTTCTACACCGAAGCCCTCGGCTTCCGGCTCGTCGAGGACGCTCCCCGACCCGACGGCTCCCGCTGGGTCGTCGTACGGCCGGACGAGCGCGAAGGCGGCACCGACCTGCTGCTCGCCCGCGCCAAGGACGAGGCCCAGCAGGCGCGGGTGGGGAACCAGACCGGTGGGCGCGTCGGCTTCTTCCTGCACACCGACGACTTCGCCCGCGACCACGCCCGCATGCTCGCCGCGGGCGTGACCTTCCTGGAGGAGCCTCGCCACGAGCCCTACGGCTCGGTCGCCGTCTTCCAGGACGTGTACGGGAACCGCTGGGACCTGCTCCAGCCCGCCGCCTGA
- a CDS encoding dienelactone hydrolase family protein, whose translation MAELPKSTGAPARQNVTFPSGGTTAHGYLALPPSGSGPGVIVIQEWWGLTDHIADVADRLAAEGFVALAPDLYGGNVAHESAEALRMMRELPVSRGVELLSGAVDHLLSLDEVTSDSVGAVGFCMGGGFVLYLAAADSRVRAAVPFYGVIQGELPDFSGLKAEILGHYGELDESIPADSLDALRETVREQSGITPDLRLYPANHAFFNDGRPEVHDPGSAARAWQATVPFLHERLG comes from the coding sequence ATGGCCGAACTGCCGAAGTCGACCGGAGCACCCGCCCGCCAGAACGTCACGTTCCCGAGCGGCGGCACCACCGCGCACGGCTATCTGGCGTTGCCGCCGTCCGGGAGCGGGCCGGGCGTCATCGTGATCCAGGAGTGGTGGGGACTGACCGACCACATCGCCGACGTCGCCGACCGGCTGGCGGCGGAGGGCTTCGTCGCGCTCGCTCCCGACCTGTACGGCGGCAATGTGGCCCACGAGAGCGCGGAGGCCCTGCGGATGATGCGGGAACTGCCGGTCTCGCGCGGCGTGGAACTGCTGTCCGGCGCGGTCGACCACCTGCTGTCGCTGGACGAGGTCACCTCGGACTCCGTCGGCGCGGTCGGGTTCTGCATGGGCGGCGGATTCGTCCTGTACCTGGCGGCGGCCGACTCCCGGGTGAGGGCCGCGGTGCCGTTCTACGGGGTGATCCAGGGGGAGCTGCCGGACTTCTCGGGCCTGAAGGCGGAGATCCTGGGCCACTACGGCGAGCTCGACGAGAGCATCCCGGCGGACAGCCTCGACGCCCTGCGCGAGACCGTCCGCGAGCAGTCCGGGATCACTCCCGACCTGCGCCTCTACCCGGCGAACCACGCCTTCTTCAACGACGGCCGCCCGGAGGTCCACGACCCCGGGTCCGCCGCCCGCGCGTGGCAGGCCACGGTGCCCTTCCTGCACGAGCGGCTGGGGTAG
- a CDS encoding RNA polymerase sigma factor, translating to MTPDIEGVFREEYGRAVAVLVRFLGDIDLAEEAVQDAFTTAVRRWPETGVPPSPAGWIVTTARHRAIDRLRRESTRRSRHTEAALLHAPDAPPEEGPVRDERLRLIFTCCHPALAPQARVALTLRLLGGLTTAQIARAFLVPEPTMAQRLVRAKAKIRDARIPYRVPRDADLPDRLNGVLTVVYLIFNEGYGGTPELCAEAVRLGRLLTELMPDEPEATGLLALMLLIESRRAGRTDDNGALVPLSEQDPARWDRALIAEGQSLVRRCLRRNRPGPYQIQAAVQAVHSEPPTDWGQVLCLYDQLMAVAPSPVVALNRAVAVAETEGPARALALVDALDLDGYHVRHAVRADLLRRLGRPAEAADAYAKAAELTTNPAERAYLEQRRRAL from the coding sequence ATGACCCCGGACATCGAGGGCGTCTTCCGCGAGGAGTACGGCCGCGCGGTCGCCGTCCTCGTCCGCTTCCTCGGCGACATCGACCTCGCCGAGGAAGCGGTCCAGGACGCCTTCACCACGGCCGTGCGGCGCTGGCCGGAGACCGGTGTGCCGCCCAGCCCGGCCGGCTGGATCGTCACCACCGCCCGCCACCGCGCGATCGACCGGCTGCGCCGCGAGTCCACCCGCCGGTCCCGCCACACCGAGGCCGCCCTGCTGCACGCCCCCGACGCACCGCCCGAGGAGGGCCCCGTGCGTGACGAACGGCTCCGCCTGATCTTCACCTGCTGCCACCCCGCGCTCGCGCCCCAGGCCCGGGTCGCCCTCACCCTCCGGCTGCTCGGCGGTCTCACCACCGCGCAGATCGCCCGCGCCTTCCTGGTCCCCGAGCCGACGATGGCCCAGCGCCTGGTCCGAGCCAAGGCCAAGATCCGCGACGCGCGCATCCCCTACCGCGTCCCCCGCGACGCCGACCTCCCCGACCGGCTCAACGGGGTGCTCACCGTCGTCTACCTCATCTTCAACGAGGGCTACGGCGGCACCCCCGAACTGTGCGCCGAGGCCGTACGCCTGGGCCGGCTGCTGACCGAGCTGATGCCGGACGAGCCCGAGGCCACCGGACTGCTCGCGCTGATGCTGCTCATCGAGTCCCGCCGGGCCGGACGCACCGACGACAACGGCGCGCTCGTACCGCTGTCCGAGCAGGACCCGGCCCGCTGGGACCGCGCCCTGATCGCCGAGGGGCAGTCCCTCGTTCGGCGCTGTCTGCGCCGCAACCGGCCGGGGCCGTACCAGATCCAGGCCGCCGTCCAGGCCGTCCACAGCGAGCCGCCCACCGACTGGGGGCAGGTCCTGTGCCTGTACGACCAGCTCATGGCCGTGGCGCCGAGTCCCGTCGTGGCCCTGAACCGCGCGGTCGCCGTGGCCGAGACCGAGGGGCCCGCGCGCGCCCTCGCCCTGGTGGACGCGCTGGACCTCGACGGCTACCACGTCCGTCACGCCGTACGGGCCGACCTGCTGCGCCGGCTCGGACGCCCGGCGGAAGCGGCGGACGCCTACGCGAAGGCCGCGGAACTCACCACGAACCCGGCGGAGCGCGCGTACCTCGAACAGCGCCGCCGAGCGCTGTGA
- a CDS encoding NAD(P)-dependent oxidoreductase, translating to MTDKLTVSVLGTGIMGAAMARNLARAGHTVRAWNRTASKAQPLAADGVEIADSPAEAVRGSDVVLTMLYDGPAALDVMRQAAEELRPGTAWVQSTTAGIEAIADLAAFADEHGLVFFDAPVLGTRQPAEAGQLLVLAAGPADGRGAVAPVFDAVGARTVWTGEDGAEGSATRLKLVANSWVLAVTNAAGEALALAKALGVDPQGFFDAIDGGPLDMGYLRAKSGLVLDGRLSPAQFAVSTAAKDARLIVEAGERSGVRLDVAAASAERFERAAAQGHGDEDMAAAYFASFDDKA from the coding sequence ATGACCGACAAGCTCACCGTGAGCGTCCTGGGCACCGGCATCATGGGTGCCGCGATGGCCCGCAACCTGGCCCGCGCCGGGCACACCGTCCGCGCCTGGAACCGCACCGCGAGCAAGGCGCAGCCGCTGGCCGCGGACGGTGTCGAGATCGCGGACAGCCCCGCCGAGGCCGTACGCGGCTCCGATGTCGTCCTGACCATGCTGTACGACGGCCCCGCGGCCCTGGACGTGATGCGCCAGGCCGCCGAGGAGCTCCGCCCGGGCACCGCCTGGGTGCAGTCGACCACGGCCGGCATCGAGGCGATCGCCGACCTGGCCGCCTTCGCCGACGAGCACGGGCTGGTCTTCTTCGACGCGCCCGTTCTGGGCACCCGACAGCCGGCCGAGGCCGGTCAGCTGCTGGTCCTGGCGGCCGGACCGGCCGACGGCCGGGGTGCCGTGGCCCCCGTGTTCGACGCCGTCGGCGCCCGCACGGTGTGGACGGGCGAGGACGGCGCCGAAGGCAGCGCCACCCGGCTCAAGCTGGTCGCCAACAGCTGGGTGCTCGCGGTGACCAACGCGGCCGGCGAGGCCCTCGCCCTCGCCAAGGCCCTCGGCGTGGACCCGCAGGGCTTCTTCGACGCGATCGACGGCGGCCCCCTCGACATGGGCTACCTGCGGGCCAAGTCGGGCCTTGTCCTCGACGGCCGGCTGTCCCCGGCCCAGTTCGCGGTGTCCACCGCCGCCAAGGACGCCCGTCTGATCGTGGAGGCCGGTGAGCGCAGCGGCGTCCGTCTGGACGTGGCCGCCGCGAGCGCCGAGCGCTTCGAGCGTGCCGCCGCCCAGGGGCACGGCGACGAGGACATGGCGGCCGCCTACTTCGCGAGCTTCGACGACAAGGCCTGA
- a CDS encoding IclR family transcriptional regulator, translating to MSDGRTRAEGDAEQQAGGVRSVRRAFDILTLLSEDRPVITLREITGATGLAKTTALRLVQTLEETGLLGSHPSGYTAGPALWRWAYLARGQWEVPQETRKVMRDLADRLGETVNLFVARGVHRICVAHEESPHPLRHVVDVGDEQPLWAGASSKILLRGASEAFLRRVALASPQGEAQVERLRAWVTEAAERGYAVSSSEFDEGLTAVAVPVTGRTGKVVASLSLSGPSHRFPYEAVERFATELAEGARLISDQGFSHPLSSDA from the coding sequence GTGAGCGACGGACGGACGCGGGCGGAGGGTGACGCCGAGCAGCAGGCGGGCGGGGTGCGCAGTGTGCGGCGGGCCTTCGACATCCTCACGCTGCTCAGCGAGGACAGGCCGGTCATCACGCTGCGGGAGATCACGGGTGCCACCGGGCTGGCCAAGACGACGGCGCTGCGTCTGGTGCAGACCCTGGAGGAGACGGGCCTGCTGGGGTCGCACCCGTCCGGCTACACCGCCGGGCCCGCGCTGTGGCGCTGGGCCTATCTCGCGCGCGGCCAGTGGGAGGTGCCGCAGGAGACCCGGAAGGTCATGCGGGATCTCGCGGACCGGCTCGGTGAGACCGTCAACCTGTTCGTCGCCCGGGGCGTCCACCGCATCTGCGTCGCCCACGAGGAGAGTCCGCATCCGCTGCGCCATGTCGTGGACGTCGGTGACGAGCAGCCGCTGTGGGCCGGCGCCTCCTCGAAGATCCTGCTGCGGGGCGCTTCCGAGGCGTTCCTGCGCCGGGTCGCCCTCGCCTCGCCGCAGGGTGAGGCACAGGTCGAGCGGCTGCGGGCCTGGGTCACGGAGGCGGCCGAGCGCGGTTACGCCGTGAGCAGCAGCGAGTTCGACGAGGGGCTCACCGCCGTGGCGGTCCCGGTCACGGGCCGCACCGGCAAGGTCGTCGCCTCGCTCTCCCTGAGCGGTCCCAGCCACCGCTTTCCCTACGAGGCCGTCGAGCGCTTCGCCACGGAGCTCGCCGAGGGCGCCCGCCTCATCTCCGACCAGGGCTTCAGCCATCCGCTGAGCAGCGACGCCTGA
- a CDS encoding YciI family protein, whose product MQYYLLNVMQPGWDELPAPEVLAEIGERLDAFHQELREAGAWVFAGGLHSPDSSTVLRPRDGDVLITDGPYAEGKEQLGGLCIVKAPDLDAALEWGRKAALATTLPIEVRPFQHESED is encoded by the coding sequence ATGCAGTACTACCTGCTCAACGTCATGCAGCCCGGCTGGGACGAACTGCCCGCCCCCGAGGTGCTGGCCGAGATCGGCGAGCGGCTCGACGCCTTCCACCAGGAACTTCGCGAGGCCGGGGCCTGGGTCTTCGCCGGAGGACTGCACAGCCCCGACTCCTCGACCGTGCTGCGGCCCCGCGACGGCGACGTGCTGATCACCGACGGTCCGTACGCCGAGGGCAAGGAACAGCTCGGCGGCCTCTGCATCGTGAAGGCACCCGACCTGGACGCGGCCCTGGAGTGGGGGCGCAAGGCGGCCCTGGCCACCACCCTGCCCATCGAGGTGCGCCCGTTCCAGCACGAGTCCGAGGACTGA
- a CDS encoding aldo/keto reductase, which yields MTSETITADAAGNWTLGDLTVNRVGFGAMRLTGSAAFHLGTPSERKRSIAVLHRARELGVNHIDTAAFYFSSLRSANELINSALSPYPDDLVIVTKVGPYRDYAGEWATAARPDQLRGHVEENLRQLGRDHLDVVNLRRMRQESIAEHFGALAELREEGLIRHLGVSDVEPRHLAEAQAIAPVVCVQNRFGLDSRDPGTDEILRICGEQGIAFVPFFAIAGQGGSQGATADDDEQVLAVAEAHGATPAQVRLAWTLAQGQHVLAIPGTGNPDHLAENIAAGALRLTGAELDILNSLRQKSG from the coding sequence ATGACCTCCGAAACGATCACCGCGGACGCGGCAGGGAACTGGACACTCGGCGATCTCACGGTCAACCGCGTCGGCTTCGGCGCGATGCGGCTGACCGGCAGTGCGGCCTTCCACCTCGGCACCCCCAGCGAGAGGAAGCGGTCGATCGCCGTGCTGCACCGGGCCAGGGAGCTCGGCGTCAACCACATCGACACGGCGGCCTTCTACTTCTCCTCGCTGCGTTCCGCCAACGAGCTCATCAACAGCGCGCTGTCCCCGTACCCCGACGACCTCGTGATCGTCACCAAGGTCGGGCCGTACCGCGACTACGCCGGGGAGTGGGCCACTGCGGCCCGCCCCGACCAATTGCGCGGGCATGTCGAGGAGAACCTGCGGCAGTTGGGCCGCGACCACCTCGACGTCGTGAACCTGCGGCGGATGCGGCAGGAGTCGATCGCCGAGCACTTCGGGGCCCTGGCCGAACTGCGCGAGGAGGGCCTGATCCGGCACCTCGGCGTCTCGGACGTCGAGCCCCGCCATCTCGCCGAGGCGCAGGCGATCGCGCCGGTGGTGTGCGTGCAGAACCGGTTCGGACTCGACTCCCGCGACCCGGGCACCGACGAGATCCTGCGGATCTGCGGCGAACAGGGCATCGCGTTCGTGCCGTTCTTCGCGATCGCGGGCCAGGGCGGCTCCCAGGGCGCCACCGCCGACGACGACGAGCAGGTCCTGGCCGTCGCGGAGGCGCACGGCGCGACCCCCGCCCAGGTCCGGCTCGCCTGGACCCTCGCCCAGGGCCAGCACGTCCTCGCCATCCCCGGCACCGGAAATCCCGACCACCTCGCCGAGAACATCGCGGCGGGCGCGCTGAGGCTCACCGGCGCCGAGCTGGACATCCTGAACTCACTGCGTCAGAAATCGGGTTGA
- a CDS encoding tRNA-dependent cyclodipeptide synthase, whose amino-acid sequence MHDWAMPTAGAPSTEARRGDGFLATPFSERCAGLVDVGHHVFLGISSGNGYFSEDRLLALLGWAAARFTRITIAHPDTGTVACTYLGRGYPPRHARARAHRDVRQTANRISRAVATARIDPTRLDVARFSDFYDTPAYRAALERVTRAHREQPAFHATCTRMVTGVLRTTMPAGWTPSAGQLTTGAEYLDRELPFLLDTPGILGVPASVFAYRATPALAGFLYGPDAPLPAAVTQGFVTVEPLPQP is encoded by the coding sequence ATGCACGACTGGGCGATGCCGACGGCCGGGGCACCCTCGACCGAGGCCCGCCGGGGGGACGGCTTCCTCGCCACCCCCTTCTCCGAGCGCTGCGCGGGCCTCGTCGACGTCGGACACCATGTGTTCCTCGGGATCAGCTCCGGCAACGGCTACTTCTCCGAGGACCGGCTCCTCGCGCTGCTGGGCTGGGCCGCCGCCCGCTTCACCCGCATCACGATCGCCCACCCCGACACCGGTACCGTCGCCTGCACCTACCTCGGTCGCGGCTACCCACCCCGGCATGCCCGTGCCCGCGCCCACCGCGACGTACGTCAGACGGCCAACCGGATCTCCCGCGCCGTGGCCACCGCACGGATCGACCCGACCCGGCTCGATGTCGCGCGTTTCTCCGACTTCTACGACACCCCCGCCTACCGTGCCGCCCTGGAGCGCGTCACCCGCGCACACCGGGAGCAGCCCGCGTTCCACGCCACCTGCACCCGCATGGTCACCGGCGTCCTGCGCACCACCATGCCCGCCGGGTGGACCCCGAGCGCCGGTCAACTGACCACGGGAGCGGAGTACTTGGACCGCGAACTGCCTTTCCTCCTCGACACCCCGGGCATCCTCGGGGTACCGGCGTCCGTCTTCGCCTACCGCGCCACCCCGGCCCTCGCCGGATTCCTCTACGGCCCGGACGCCCCGCTCCCGGCCGCCGTCACCCAGGGATTCGTCACCGTGGAACCCCTCCCACAACCATGA
- a CDS encoding pyridoxamine 5'-phosphate oxidase family protein encodes MTIIGSRSAEQRKRDVLDRLERERDIWVASADADGLPCLVALWFVWDGGSVWLSTRITNPTGRNLRDGGRTRLAFGDTQDVVLIDGEVRTYGGQDVPAAAIEAFKAKTGWDPREDSSSYAFFQVLPRTVQALNGVHEMRGRHVMEDGVWVV; translated from the coding sequence ATGACGATCATCGGGAGCCGCAGCGCCGAGCAGCGCAAGCGGGACGTACTGGACCGACTGGAGCGGGAGAGGGACATCTGGGTGGCCTCGGCGGACGCCGACGGGCTGCCGTGCCTGGTGGCGCTGTGGTTCGTCTGGGACGGCGGGTCCGTCTGGCTGTCCACGCGGATCACCAATCCCACGGGGCGCAACCTGCGCGACGGCGGCCGTACCCGGCTGGCGTTCGGGGACACCCAGGACGTGGTGCTCATCGACGGGGAGGTGCGCACGTACGGCGGGCAGGACGTGCCGGCCGCGGCGATCGAGGCCTTCAAGGCGAAGACGGGCTGGGATCCGCGCGAGGACAGCTCCTCCTACGCCTTCTTCCAGGTGCTTCCGCGCACCGTGCAGGCCCTCAACGGCGTGCACGAGATGCGCGGACGGCATGTCATGGAGGACGGCGTGTGGGTCGTATGA
- a CDS encoding PPOX class F420-dependent oxidoreductase: MSKPPLPPEAVELLSRPNPCVMATLRSDGAPVSTATWYLWENGRVLINLDEGRVRLKHLRRDPRVTLTVLAGDDWYTHITLIGRVTETYEDTDLADIDRLSTHYGGRPYPNRVRGRVSAWIEVERWHGWGEMKDNDQANG, encoded by the coding sequence ATGTCCAAGCCCCCGCTGCCGCCCGAGGCCGTCGAACTGCTGAGCCGCCCCAACCCCTGCGTGATGGCGACCCTGCGCTCCGACGGAGCACCGGTGTCGACCGCCACCTGGTACCTCTGGGAGAACGGCCGAGTCCTGATCAACCTGGACGAGGGCCGGGTCCGGCTGAAGCACCTGCGCCGCGACCCGCGCGTGACCCTCACCGTCCTGGCCGGCGACGACTGGTACACGCACATCACCCTCATCGGCCGCGTGACCGAGACGTACGAGGACACGGACCTCGCCGACATCGACCGCCTCTCCACCCACTACGGCGGCCGTCCCTACCCGAACCGGGTCCGGGGCCGCGTCAGTGCCTGGATCGAGGTCGAGCGCTGGCACGGCTGGGGCGAGATGAAGGACAACGACCAGGCCAACGGCTGA
- a CDS encoding aldehyde dehydrogenase family protein has translation MNHPAPEQTADVVARLRATFRSGRTKPVEWRTTQLRRLREMLTENGTDLAAALHTDLGKSSTEAFRTEIDFTIREIDHTLDHLADWLRPESAPVPAHLGADARAWTQYDPLGVVLVIAPWNYPAQLLLAPVVGALAAGNAVVAKPSELAPATSAAVARLLPAYLDTDAVAVVEGGIPETTALLAERFDHIFYTGNGTVGRVVLRAAAEHLTPVTLELGGKSPAFVDRDADLTVVADRLARGKFLNAGQTCVAPDYVLTDPETAAALEPLLKNAVDTLYGADPAGSGEYGRIINERHFDRLTALLDSGRTVVGGTSDRAGKYIAPTVLADVDPGSPVMQEEIFGPILPIVTVSGLDAAIDFINDRDKPLALYVFTDSDTTRRRIADETSSGGLGYGLPLAHLTVSDLPFGGVGESGMGNYHGRWSIETFSHRKAVLDKPLGR, from the coding sequence GTGAACCACCCCGCCCCCGAGCAGACCGCCGACGTCGTCGCCCGACTGCGGGCCACCTTTCGCAGCGGCCGCACCAAGCCCGTCGAGTGGCGCACGACCCAGCTGCGCCGCCTGCGCGAGATGCTCACGGAGAACGGCACGGACCTGGCCGCCGCCCTCCACACCGACCTGGGCAAGAGCTCCACCGAGGCCTTCCGCACCGAGATCGACTTCACGATCCGGGAGATCGACCACACCCTGGACCACCTCGCCGACTGGCTGCGCCCCGAGTCCGCCCCCGTCCCGGCTCACCTCGGTGCCGACGCGCGGGCCTGGACCCAGTACGACCCGCTCGGTGTCGTCCTCGTCATCGCCCCCTGGAACTACCCGGCCCAGCTGCTGCTCGCCCCGGTGGTCGGCGCCCTCGCCGCCGGCAACGCGGTGGTCGCCAAGCCCAGCGAGCTGGCCCCGGCCACCTCCGCCGCCGTCGCCCGGCTGCTCCCCGCCTACCTGGACACGGACGCCGTCGCCGTCGTCGAGGGCGGCATCCCGGAGACCACCGCCCTGCTGGCCGAACGCTTCGACCACATCTTCTACACCGGCAACGGCACGGTCGGCCGAGTCGTCCTGCGCGCCGCCGCCGAGCACCTCACCCCGGTCACCCTGGAACTGGGCGGCAAGTCCCCGGCGTTCGTCGACCGCGACGCCGACCTCACCGTCGTCGCCGACCGCCTGGCCCGCGGCAAGTTCCTCAACGCCGGACAGACCTGCGTCGCCCCCGACTACGTCCTGACCGACCCGGAGACAGCGGCCGCCCTGGAGCCGCTGCTGAAGAACGCCGTCGACACGCTGTACGGCGCCGACCCCGCCGGCTCCGGCGAGTACGGCCGGATCATCAACGAACGGCACTTCGACCGGCTCACCGCACTGCTCGACTCGGGCCGCACGGTCGTGGGCGGCACGAGCGACCGTGCGGGCAAGTACATCGCGCCCACCGTTCTCGCCGACGTCGACCCCGGCTCTCCCGTGATGCAGGAGGAGATCTTCGGCCCGATCCTGCCGATCGTCACCGTGTCCGGCCTGGACGCCGCCATCGACTTCATCAACGACCGGGACAAGCCCCTGGCCCTGTACGTGTTCACCGACTCCGACACGACACGGCGCCGCATCGCCGACGAGACCTCCTCCGGCGGTCTCGGCTACGGCCTGCCCCTCGCCCATCTCACCGTCTCCGACCTGCCGTTCGGCGGGGTCGGGGAGAGCGGCATGGGCAACTACCACGGCCGCTGGTCCATCGAGACCTTCAGCCACCGCAAGGCGGTCCTGGACAAGCCGCTCGGCCGGTGA
- a CDS encoding sugar phosphate isomerase/epimerase and 4-hydroxyphenylpyruvate domain-containing protein: MRKSIATVCLSGTLTEKLTAASRAGFDGVEIFENDLLASPLAPEEIAARTADLGLRIDLYQPMRDIEAVPEELFARNLRRARHKFELMRRLGADTVLVCSSVSPRAVDDDALAAEQLSRLADLARESGVRVAYEALAWGRHVSTYDHAWRIVEAADHPALGTCLDSFHILSRGSDPQGIEAIPGDKIFFLQLADAPLMAMDVLQWSRHYRCFPGQGGFDVAGLLRHVLHTGYDGPLSLEVFNDVFRQADAGRTALDGLRSLLALEENAGVLPLPAPVIPSGVAFAELATSDPEPVGELLTALGFTRAGRHHGKPVDLWEQGEARVLVNTGTAGRRTDTTLAAVGLETADPAASARRAEALLAPALPKRRAAQDVPLESIAAPDGTEVLFCATGRPELPSWTDDFVSTTQNTTTQAVAIDHLALTQPWHHFDESVLFHRTVLGLSPHDTVELADPYGLFRSRALSAASGGPRLVLNLAPAPEEGGETRARHVAFAVDDLVAAVRRFRAAGAELLRVPANYYDDLEARFDFAEGELETYRELGILYDRDERGGEFRHCYTETVGHVFFEFVQRSGGYAGFGAANAPIRLAAQRR, from the coding sequence ATGCGCAAGTCCATCGCCACCGTCTGCCTCAGCGGCACCCTCACCGAGAAGCTGACCGCCGCCTCACGGGCCGGCTTCGACGGCGTCGAGATCTTCGAGAACGACCTTCTCGCGAGCCCCCTCGCACCCGAGGAGATCGCCGCCCGCACCGCGGACCTCGGCCTGCGCATCGACCTCTACCAGCCCATGCGGGACATCGAGGCCGTCCCGGAGGAGCTCTTCGCCCGCAACCTCAGGCGCGCGCGGCACAAGTTCGAGCTGATGCGCAGGCTCGGCGCCGACACCGTCCTCGTCTGTTCCAGCGTCTCCCCGCGGGCCGTGGACGACGACGCCCTCGCGGCGGAGCAGCTGAGCCGACTGGCCGACCTGGCACGGGAGTCCGGCGTCCGGGTGGCCTACGAGGCACTGGCGTGGGGGCGGCACGTGAGCACGTACGACCACGCCTGGCGGATCGTCGAGGCCGCGGACCATCCGGCGCTCGGCACCTGCCTGGACAGCTTCCACATCCTCTCCAGGGGCTCCGACCCCCAGGGCATCGAGGCCATCCCCGGCGACAAGATCTTCTTCCTCCAGCTCGCCGACGCCCCGCTGATGGCCATGGACGTCCTCCAGTGGAGCCGCCACTACCGCTGCTTCCCGGGGCAGGGCGGCTTCGACGTCGCCGGACTCCTGCGGCACGTCCTGCACACCGGATACGACGGCCCCCTGTCCCTGGAGGTCTTCAACGACGTCTTCCGCCAGGCGGACGCGGGCCGCACGGCGCTGGACGGGCTGCGCTCCCTGCTCGCTCTGGAGGAGAACGCCGGAGTCCTGCCGCTCCCGGCTCCGGTGATCCCGTCGGGCGTCGCCTTCGCCGAACTCGCCACCAGCGACCCCGAACCGGTCGGCGAACTCCTCACGGCCCTCGGCTTCACCCGCGCCGGCCGCCATCACGGCAAGCCGGTCGACCTCTGGGAGCAGGGCGAGGCGCGCGTCCTGGTCAACACCGGGACCGCGGGCCGCCGTACCGACACCACCCTGGCCGCCGTGGGCCTGGAGACGGCGGACCCGGCCGCCTCCGCGCGGCGGGCGGAGGCCCTGCTCGCCCCGGCCCTGCCCAAGCGCCGTGCCGCCCAGGACGTGCCGCTGGAGTCGATCGCCGCCCCGGACGGCACCGAAGTCCTGTTCTGCGCGACCGGCCGCCCCGAACTCCCCAGCTGGACCGACGACTTCGTGTCCACGACCCAGAACACGACCACGCAGGCCGTCGCCATCGACCACCTCGCGCTGACCCAGCCCTGGCACCACTTCGACGAGTCGGTGCTCTTCCACCGCACGGTGCTGGGCCTCAGCCCCCACGACACCGTCGAACTCGCCGACCCCTACGGCCTGTTCCGCAGCCGTGCCCTGTCAGCCGCCTCCGGCGGGCCCCGCCTGGTCCTCAACCTCGCGCCCGCACCGGAGGAGGGCGGTGAGACACGGGCCCGGCACGTGGCGTTCGCCGTCGACGACCTCGTCGCCGCCGTCCGCCGCTTCCGTGCGGCCGGGGCGGAGCTGCTGCGCGTCCCGGCGAACTACTACGACGACCTGGAGGCCCGTTTCGACTTCGCCGAGGGGGAGTTGGAGACATACCGCGAGCTCGGCATCCTCTACGACCGCGACGAGCGGGGCGGCGAGTTCCGGCACTGCTACACCGAGACGGTCGGCCATGTCTTCTTCGAGTTCGTGCAGCGCTCGGGCGGCTACGCCGGGTTCGGCGCGGCCAACGCACCCATCCGGCTGGCCGCCCAGCGCAGGTAG